A part of Neodiprion pinetum isolate iyNeoPine1 chromosome 4, iyNeoPine1.2, whole genome shotgun sequence genomic DNA contains:
- the LOC124218132 gene encoding protein FAM76A isoform X2, whose amino-acid sequence MSGNNSQALFACSRCFSRHPFEELSPGQQLCKECRGAFPVVKCTYCRSEFQQTIKGSTSTICKKCEQNVKAYGKPSACEYCNTIAAFIGSKCQRCTNSEKRYGPPVTCEQCKQKCAFDRQDEDKKVDGKLLCWLCTLSYKRALAKTKQSDADRRAHLKLAQQRAAKHKEQKMKGHNKRPNRVDVTQLPTQSDPVEGTNGPTPVKAARMGGVHDSHDPNSSDHVVAVTQLKEKIALLQKQIMQKDGQLLTKDKMITELKAKHFTSETELRTKMKATEKEYENKVSTLQHKISSLLKEVASLSKSTRRGDRIAATKSEAGTNSGSGTDSPVP is encoded by the exons ATGAGCGGTAACAACAGCCAGGCGCTTTTCGCTTGCTCAAGATGCTTCTCCAGGCATCCTTTCGAGGAATTATCACCTGGTCAACAGTTATGCAAG GAATGCCGAGGAGCATTTCCCGTCGTCAAATGCACTTATTGTCGATCTGAGTTTCAACAGACCAT CAAAGGCAGCACCAGTACGATATGCAAAAAATGTGAGCAGAATGTTAAAGCGTATGGGAAACCTTCAGCGTGTGAGTATTGCAATACCATAGCTGCTTTCATTGGCAGTAAATGCCAGCGGTGCACCAATTCTGAGAAACGTTACGGCCCACCTGTTACCTGTGAACAGTGTAAACAAAAGTGTGCTTTCGACAGGCAGGATGAAGATAAAAAG gttgaTGGTAAACTGTTATGTTGGTTGTGCACACTATCCTACAAGCGAGCCTTGGCAAAGACGAAGCAGTCGGATGCGGATAGAAGGGCACATTTAAAATTAGCACAACAACGGGCTGCGAAACACAAAGAGCAAAA AATGAAAGGTCACAACAAGCGGCCCAACAGGGTTGACGTAACGCAGTTGCCCACACAATCCGATCCTGTAGAAGGAACGAATGGGCCAACACCTGTGAAGGCGGCGCGAATGGGAGGCGTTCACGACTCCCATGATCCAAATAGCTCGGATCACGTAGTGGCGGTGACTCAGTTGAAGGAGAAAATAGCGCTGTTACAAAAGCAAATTATGCAAAAGGATGGCCAACTATTGACGAAggataaaatg ATCACCGAGTTGAAAGCAAAACATTTTACCAGCGAGACGGAGTTGCGCACTAAAATGAAAGCGACGGAAAAAGAGTATGAAAATAAGGTCAGCACACTTCAGCACAAAATTTCCAGTCTTCTCAAAGAAGTCGCGTCTCTTTCGAAGAGCACGAGACGCGGCGATCGCATAGCGGCCACAAAAAGTGAGGCTGGGACGAACAGTGGCAGTGGAACTGATAGCCCAGTACCTTGA
- the LOC124218132 gene encoding protein FAM76A isoform X1: MSGNNSQALFACSRCFSRHPFEELSPGQQLCKECRGAFPVVKCTYCRSEFQQTIKGSTSTICKKCEQNVKAYGKPSACEYCNTIAAFIGSKCQRCTNSEKRYGPPVTCEQCKQKCAFDRQDEDKKVDGKLLCWLCTLSYKRALAKTKQSDADRRAHLKLAQQRAAKHKEQNSSHCRMKGHNKRPNRVDVTQLPTQSDPVEGTNGPTPVKAARMGGVHDSHDPNSSDHVVAVTQLKEKIALLQKQIMQKDGQLLTKDKMITELKAKHFTSETELRTKMKATEKEYENKVSTLQHKISSLLKEVASLSKSTRRGDRIAATKSEAGTNSGSGTDSPVP; the protein is encoded by the exons ATGAGCGGTAACAACAGCCAGGCGCTTTTCGCTTGCTCAAGATGCTTCTCCAGGCATCCTTTCGAGGAATTATCACCTGGTCAACAGTTATGCAAG GAATGCCGAGGAGCATTTCCCGTCGTCAAATGCACTTATTGTCGATCTGAGTTTCAACAGACCAT CAAAGGCAGCACCAGTACGATATGCAAAAAATGTGAGCAGAATGTTAAAGCGTATGGGAAACCTTCAGCGTGTGAGTATTGCAATACCATAGCTGCTTTCATTGGCAGTAAATGCCAGCGGTGCACCAATTCTGAGAAACGTTACGGCCCACCTGTTACCTGTGAACAGTGTAAACAAAAGTGTGCTTTCGACAGGCAGGATGAAGATAAAAAG gttgaTGGTAAACTGTTATGTTGGTTGTGCACACTATCCTACAAGCGAGCCTTGGCAAAGACGAAGCAGTCGGATGCGGATAGAAGGGCACATTTAAAATTAGCACAACAACGGGCTGCGAAACACAAAGAGCAAAA TTCATCTCATTGCAGAATGAAAGGTCACAACAAGCGGCCCAACAGGGTTGACGTAACGCAGTTGCCCACACAATCCGATCCTGTAGAAGGAACGAATGGGCCAACACCTGTGAAGGCGGCGCGAATGGGAGGCGTTCACGACTCCCATGATCCAAATAGCTCGGATCACGTAGTGGCGGTGACTCAGTTGAAGGAGAAAATAGCGCTGTTACAAAAGCAAATTATGCAAAAGGATGGCCAACTATTGACGAAggataaaatg ATCACCGAGTTGAAAGCAAAACATTTTACCAGCGAGACGGAGTTGCGCACTAAAATGAAAGCGACGGAAAAAGAGTATGAAAATAAGGTCAGCACACTTCAGCACAAAATTTCCAGTCTTCTCAAAGAAGTCGCGTCTCTTTCGAAGAGCACGAGACGCGGCGATCGCATAGCGGCCACAAAAAGTGAGGCTGGGACGAACAGTGGCAGTGGAACTGATAGCCCAGTACCTTGA
- the mei-9 gene encoding DNA repair endonuclease XPF isoform X1 has product MLEYENQMFLDILHDDGLVVCAKGLGIETVFINILKVYLDPGNLVIVLGTSDHEECYFINRLENMGVKFLPRVITAQFPANERELMYLDGGVLFISGRIFVVDLLKNRVPLKLVTGILVYRAHNILNSFQEAFALRLYRQNNKTGFIKAFTNSALAFTVGFAQVERVMKSLFVKQLYLWPRFHALVSNSLSKSKPEVIEIHAKLTPKMLNIQIALLDVMNYTVNELKRINKYLELEELTVENVIAKKFHKLLQHQLDPIWHQLSFKTKQLVADLKTLRSLLVSLNHEDSVSFYATLNRLRTAEYAMNSSGWLLLDCVENLFISGKRRVYNEKDELKPEASPKWIALSEILREIQDNIDTNKTDPDELRKVLVLVQDKITCNQLKGYLTMGAGEYLLYRAMSKLQPSKISKPNDQNTDAFPASNLPPSSEANESTEDTVEKDSYVLTLSQKPSSADCAEQFEECSQLDELDLSTISKVAPLVVIQSLKKNGDPMALLQTLSEMMPSYVILYSADISAVRQLEVYQSNNPSIKLKVFFLIYGGSAEEQAYLTSLRREKESFNMLINTKATMVVPEDQDGKTDDCQTLVRGTSGPVPDAENTRKGGVQEDVPRMVEKIIVDMREFRSELPALIHKRGIEIEPVTLLIGDYILSPEICIERKSISDLIGSLNSGRLYNQAVAMTRHYAKPMLLIEFDPNKPFCFQNNYFLSADTKSSEVTAKLQLLTLHFPKLKLIWSPSPSATSQLFEELKKDRAQPDALKAAQIGVEENVDEEFIVDKYNKIQDLVSKLPGVNSKNMRALLNKGESLDHLITLSQAELAEILGNSGDAQLLYDALHKRNALKEEQSASRSGRGGSKVRGRGLFRKKK; this is encoded by the exons ATGTTGGAATACGAGAATCAAATGTTCTTGGACATACTCCATGATGATGGTCTAGTTGTTTGTGCCAA GGGGCTGGGAATTGAGACTGTTTTCATAAACATACTGAAAGTCTATTTGGATCCCGGTAATTTGGTTATTGTGCTCGGCACAAGTGACCATGAAGAATGCTACTTCATCAACAGACTAGAAAACATgggtgtgaaatttttgccTCGTGTCATCACAGCTCAGTTCCCGGCTAACGAGAG GGAGTTGATGTATCTAGATGGCGGTGTTCTCTTTATTTCGGGTAGAATATTCGTGGTTGACCTGTTGAAAaatcgtgtgccattgaagtTGGTGACCGGAATACTGGTTTACAGAGCCCACAATATACTAAATTCGTTTCAGGAAGCCTTCGCCCTTCGCTTGTACAGGCAAAACAATAAG ACTGGATTTATCAAGGCATTCACCAATTCTGCATTGGCATTCACTGTCGGATTTGCTCAAGTTGAAAGAGTGATGAAAAGTTTATTCGTCAAACAGCTGTACCTTTGGCCTCGTTTTCACGCGCTCGTTAGCAACAGTCTATCAAAATCAAAG CCAGaagtaattgaaattcatgCAAAACTCACACCAAAGATGTTAAATATACAAATTGCGCTTTTGGATGTCATGAACTACACTGTTAACGAATTGAAGAGGATTAACAAATAT TTAGAACTGGAGGAGCTCACGGTTGAAAATGTaatcgcaaaaaaatttcacaagctCCTACAGCATCAGCTGGACCCGATATGGCATCAACTTAGCTTTAAAACCAAACAACTTGTTGCCGATCTCAAAACCTTACGATCGCTTCTTGT GTCCTTGAATCATGAGGATTCCGTTTCTTTTTACGCGACTTTGAATCGCCTACGCACTGCAGAATATGCAATGAATAGTAGCGGTTGGTTGCTACTAGATTGCGTTGAAAATCTGTTCATATCAGGAAAGCGGAGGGTTTACAATGAAAAAGATG AATTGAAACCGGAAGCGAGTCCTAAATGGATCGCACTGTCAGAAATTCTACGCGAAATTCAAGACAATATTGACACGAATAAAACTGATCCGGATGAGCTGCGAAAGGTCCTAGTTTTGGTTCAGGACAAAATCACGTGCAACCAACTGAAAGGATACCTGACGATGGGCGCAGGGGAATACTTACTCTACAGAGCGATGTCAAAACTACAACCGAGCAAAATATCAAAACCAAA TGATCAAAATACAGATGCTTTCCCTGCATCCAATCTTCCACCCTCGTCCGAAGCGAACGAATCCACTGAGGATACTGTGGAAAAAGATAGTTACGTACTAACTCTCTCACAGAAGCCATCAAGCGCTGATTGCGCTGAGCAGTTTGAAGAGTGTTCACAG CTCGACGAATTGGATCTGTCTACAATATCGAAAGTTGCACCGCTGGTCGTTATacaatcattgaaaaaaaatggcgatCCAATGGCACTGCTTCAAACACTGTCCGAAATGATGCCAAGCTATGTGATTCTGTATTCTGCTGATATATCTGCCGTCAGACAGCTAGAG GTATACCAAAGTAATAATCCTTCCATTAAgctaaaagtttttttcttgatttacGGCGGTTCAGCGGAGGAACAAGCATATCTAACGTCATTGCGCAGGGAAAAGGAGTCCTTCAATATGCTCATCAATACAAAAGCT acaATGGTTGTGCCTGAGGATCAAGACGGCAAGACTGACGACTGCCAGACGTTGGTGAGAGGCACCAGTGGCCCGGTACCAGATGCCGAGAATACACGCAAAGGCGGTGTTCAAGAAGATGTTCCTAGAATGGtggagaaaataattgtagaCATGAGAGAATTCAGGAGCGAATTACCCGCGCTCATACACAAAAGGGGAATAGAGATTGAGCCAGTCACTCTTTTG ATCGGCGACTACATTTTATCACCAGAAATTTGCATTGAGAGAAAGAGTATATCAGATTTAATTGGCTCACTAAACTCTGGAAGGCTATATAATCAAGCAGTCGCTATGACTCGTCACTATGCCAAGCCCATGCTACTTATAGAGTTTGATCCGAACAAGCCATTTTGCTTCCAG AACAACTATTTTCTCAGCGCGGATACAAAAAGCAGCGAAGTTACAGCGAAACTTCAATTGCTCACTCTGCATTTTCCAAAGTTAAAACTGATTTGGTCCCCCAGTCCAAGCGCCACGTCACAATTATTCGAAGAGCTTAAG AAGGACAGAGCACAGCCGGACGCGTTAAAGGCGGCACAAATTGGAGTAGAAGAAAACGTAGACGAAGAATTCATTGTTGATAAATATAACAAGATTCAAGATCTTGTGTCGAAACTCCCAGGGGTCAACTCGAAGAACATGAGAGCATTACTGAATAAAGGAGAATCGCTGGATCATCTTATCACACTGTCTCAG GCTGAGTTGGCTGAAATACTAGGTAATAGCGGAGATGCTCAACTTTTGTACGATGCATTACACAAGAGGAACGCATTGAAGGAAGAACAGTCCGCCAGTCGAAGTGGTCGAGGCGGATCAAAAGTTCGAGGGAGGGGATTATTTCGTAAAAAGAAATAG
- the mei-9 gene encoding DNA repair endonuclease XPF isoform X3, with translation MLEYENQMFLDILHDDGLVVCAKGLGIETVFINILKVYLDPGNLVIVLGTSDHEECYFINRLENMGVKFLPRVITAQFPANERELMYLDGGVLFISGRIFVVDLLKNRVPLKLVTGILVYRAHNILNSFQEAFALRLYRQNNKTGFIKAFTNSALAFTVGFAQVERVMKSLFVKQLYLWPRFHALVSNSLSKSKPEVIEIHAKLTPKMLNIQIALLDVMNYTVNELKRINKYLELEELTVENVIAKKFHKLLQHQLDPIWHQLSFKTKQLVADLKTLRSLLVSLNHEDSVSFYATLNRLRTAEYAMNSSGWLLLDCVENLFISGKRRVYNEKDELKPEASPKWIALSEILREIQDNIDTNKTDPDELRKVLVLVQDKITCNQLKGYLTMGAGEYLLYRAMSKLQPSKISKPNDQNTDAFPASNLPPSSEANESTEDTVEKDSYVLTLSQKPSSADCAEQFEECSQLDELDLSTISKVAPLVVIQSLKKNGDPMALLQTLSEMMPSYVILYSADISAVRQLEVYQSNNPSIKLKVFFLIYGGSAEEQAYLTSLRREKESFNMLINTKATMVVPEDQDGKTDDCQTLVRGTSGPVPDAENTRKGGVQEDVPRMVEKIIVDMREFRSELPALIHKRGIEIEPVTLLIGDYILSPEICIERKSISDLIGSLNSGRLYNQAVAMTRHYAKPMLLIEFDPNKPFCFQRGYKKQRSYSETSIAHSAFSKVKTDLVPQSKRHVTIIRRA, from the exons ATGTTGGAATACGAGAATCAAATGTTCTTGGACATACTCCATGATGATGGTCTAGTTGTTTGTGCCAA GGGGCTGGGAATTGAGACTGTTTTCATAAACATACTGAAAGTCTATTTGGATCCCGGTAATTTGGTTATTGTGCTCGGCACAAGTGACCATGAAGAATGCTACTTCATCAACAGACTAGAAAACATgggtgtgaaatttttgccTCGTGTCATCACAGCTCAGTTCCCGGCTAACGAGAG GGAGTTGATGTATCTAGATGGCGGTGTTCTCTTTATTTCGGGTAGAATATTCGTGGTTGACCTGTTGAAAaatcgtgtgccattgaagtTGGTGACCGGAATACTGGTTTACAGAGCCCACAATATACTAAATTCGTTTCAGGAAGCCTTCGCCCTTCGCTTGTACAGGCAAAACAATAAG ACTGGATTTATCAAGGCATTCACCAATTCTGCATTGGCATTCACTGTCGGATTTGCTCAAGTTGAAAGAGTGATGAAAAGTTTATTCGTCAAACAGCTGTACCTTTGGCCTCGTTTTCACGCGCTCGTTAGCAACAGTCTATCAAAATCAAAG CCAGaagtaattgaaattcatgCAAAACTCACACCAAAGATGTTAAATATACAAATTGCGCTTTTGGATGTCATGAACTACACTGTTAACGAATTGAAGAGGATTAACAAATAT TTAGAACTGGAGGAGCTCACGGTTGAAAATGTaatcgcaaaaaaatttcacaagctCCTACAGCATCAGCTGGACCCGATATGGCATCAACTTAGCTTTAAAACCAAACAACTTGTTGCCGATCTCAAAACCTTACGATCGCTTCTTGT GTCCTTGAATCATGAGGATTCCGTTTCTTTTTACGCGACTTTGAATCGCCTACGCACTGCAGAATATGCAATGAATAGTAGCGGTTGGTTGCTACTAGATTGCGTTGAAAATCTGTTCATATCAGGAAAGCGGAGGGTTTACAATGAAAAAGATG AATTGAAACCGGAAGCGAGTCCTAAATGGATCGCACTGTCAGAAATTCTACGCGAAATTCAAGACAATATTGACACGAATAAAACTGATCCGGATGAGCTGCGAAAGGTCCTAGTTTTGGTTCAGGACAAAATCACGTGCAACCAACTGAAAGGATACCTGACGATGGGCGCAGGGGAATACTTACTCTACAGAGCGATGTCAAAACTACAACCGAGCAAAATATCAAAACCAAA TGATCAAAATACAGATGCTTTCCCTGCATCCAATCTTCCACCCTCGTCCGAAGCGAACGAATCCACTGAGGATACTGTGGAAAAAGATAGTTACGTACTAACTCTCTCACAGAAGCCATCAAGCGCTGATTGCGCTGAGCAGTTTGAAGAGTGTTCACAG CTCGACGAATTGGATCTGTCTACAATATCGAAAGTTGCACCGCTGGTCGTTATacaatcattgaaaaaaaatggcgatCCAATGGCACTGCTTCAAACACTGTCCGAAATGATGCCAAGCTATGTGATTCTGTATTCTGCTGATATATCTGCCGTCAGACAGCTAGAG GTATACCAAAGTAATAATCCTTCCATTAAgctaaaagtttttttcttgatttacGGCGGTTCAGCGGAGGAACAAGCATATCTAACGTCATTGCGCAGGGAAAAGGAGTCCTTCAATATGCTCATCAATACAAAAGCT acaATGGTTGTGCCTGAGGATCAAGACGGCAAGACTGACGACTGCCAGACGTTGGTGAGAGGCACCAGTGGCCCGGTACCAGATGCCGAGAATACACGCAAAGGCGGTGTTCAAGAAGATGTTCCTAGAATGGtggagaaaataattgtagaCATGAGAGAATTCAGGAGCGAATTACCCGCGCTCATACACAAAAGGGGAATAGAGATTGAGCCAGTCACTCTTTTG ATCGGCGACTACATTTTATCACCAGAAATTTGCATTGAGAGAAAGAGTATATCAGATTTAATTGGCTCACTAAACTCTGGAAGGCTATATAATCAAGCAGTCGCTATGACTCGTCACTATGCCAAGCCCATGCTACTTATAGAGTTTGATCCGAACAAGCCATTTTGCTTCCAG CGCGGATACAAAAAGCAGCGAAGTTACAGCGAAACTTCAATTGCTCACTCTGCATTTTCCAAAGTTAAAACTGATTTGGTCCCCCAGTCCAAGCGCCACGTCACAATTATTCGAAGAGCTTAA
- the mei-9 gene encoding DNA repair endonuclease XPF isoform X2, whose amino-acid sequence MLEYENQMFLDILHDDGLVVCAKGLGIETVFINILKVYLDPGNLVIVLGTSDHEECYFINRLENMGVKFLPRVITAQFPANERELMYLDGGVLFISGRIFVVDLLKNRVPLKLVTGILVYRAHNILNSFQEAFALRLYRQNNKTGFIKAFTNSALAFTVGFAQVERVMKSLFVKQLYLWPRFHALVSNSLSKSKPEVIEIHAKLTPKMLNIQIALLDVMNYTVNELKRINKYLELEELTVENVIAKKFHKLLQHQLDPIWHQLSFKTKQLVADLKTLRSLLVSLNHEDSVSFYATLNRLRTAEYAMNSSGWLLLDCVENLFISGKRRVYNEKDELKPEASPKWIALSEILREIQDNIDTNKTDPDELRKVLVLVQDKITCNQLKGYLTMGAGEYLLYRAMSKLQPSKISKPNDQNTDAFPASNLPPSSEANESTEDTVEKDSYVLTLSQKPSSADCAEQFEECSQLDELDLSTISKVAPLVVIQSLKKNGDPMALLQTLSEMMPSYVILYSADISAVRQLEVYQSNNPSIKLKVFFLIYGGSAEEQAYLTSLRREKESFNMLINTKATMVVPEDQDGKTDDCQTLVRGTSGPVPDAENTRKGGVQEDVPRMVEKIIVDMREFRSELPALIHKRGIEIEPVTLLIGDYILSPEICIERKSISDLIGSLNSGRLYNQAVAMTRHYAKPMLLIEFDPNKPFCFQNNYFLSADTKSSEVTAKLQLLTLHFPKLKLIWSPSPSATSQLFEELKNFISSNHG is encoded by the exons ATGTTGGAATACGAGAATCAAATGTTCTTGGACATACTCCATGATGATGGTCTAGTTGTTTGTGCCAA GGGGCTGGGAATTGAGACTGTTTTCATAAACATACTGAAAGTCTATTTGGATCCCGGTAATTTGGTTATTGTGCTCGGCACAAGTGACCATGAAGAATGCTACTTCATCAACAGACTAGAAAACATgggtgtgaaatttttgccTCGTGTCATCACAGCTCAGTTCCCGGCTAACGAGAG GGAGTTGATGTATCTAGATGGCGGTGTTCTCTTTATTTCGGGTAGAATATTCGTGGTTGACCTGTTGAAAaatcgtgtgccattgaagtTGGTGACCGGAATACTGGTTTACAGAGCCCACAATATACTAAATTCGTTTCAGGAAGCCTTCGCCCTTCGCTTGTACAGGCAAAACAATAAG ACTGGATTTATCAAGGCATTCACCAATTCTGCATTGGCATTCACTGTCGGATTTGCTCAAGTTGAAAGAGTGATGAAAAGTTTATTCGTCAAACAGCTGTACCTTTGGCCTCGTTTTCACGCGCTCGTTAGCAACAGTCTATCAAAATCAAAG CCAGaagtaattgaaattcatgCAAAACTCACACCAAAGATGTTAAATATACAAATTGCGCTTTTGGATGTCATGAACTACACTGTTAACGAATTGAAGAGGATTAACAAATAT TTAGAACTGGAGGAGCTCACGGTTGAAAATGTaatcgcaaaaaaatttcacaagctCCTACAGCATCAGCTGGACCCGATATGGCATCAACTTAGCTTTAAAACCAAACAACTTGTTGCCGATCTCAAAACCTTACGATCGCTTCTTGT GTCCTTGAATCATGAGGATTCCGTTTCTTTTTACGCGACTTTGAATCGCCTACGCACTGCAGAATATGCAATGAATAGTAGCGGTTGGTTGCTACTAGATTGCGTTGAAAATCTGTTCATATCAGGAAAGCGGAGGGTTTACAATGAAAAAGATG AATTGAAACCGGAAGCGAGTCCTAAATGGATCGCACTGTCAGAAATTCTACGCGAAATTCAAGACAATATTGACACGAATAAAACTGATCCGGATGAGCTGCGAAAGGTCCTAGTTTTGGTTCAGGACAAAATCACGTGCAACCAACTGAAAGGATACCTGACGATGGGCGCAGGGGAATACTTACTCTACAGAGCGATGTCAAAACTACAACCGAGCAAAATATCAAAACCAAA TGATCAAAATACAGATGCTTTCCCTGCATCCAATCTTCCACCCTCGTCCGAAGCGAACGAATCCACTGAGGATACTGTGGAAAAAGATAGTTACGTACTAACTCTCTCACAGAAGCCATCAAGCGCTGATTGCGCTGAGCAGTTTGAAGAGTGTTCACAG CTCGACGAATTGGATCTGTCTACAATATCGAAAGTTGCACCGCTGGTCGTTATacaatcattgaaaaaaaatggcgatCCAATGGCACTGCTTCAAACACTGTCCGAAATGATGCCAAGCTATGTGATTCTGTATTCTGCTGATATATCTGCCGTCAGACAGCTAGAG GTATACCAAAGTAATAATCCTTCCATTAAgctaaaagtttttttcttgatttacGGCGGTTCAGCGGAGGAACAAGCATATCTAACGTCATTGCGCAGGGAAAAGGAGTCCTTCAATATGCTCATCAATACAAAAGCT acaATGGTTGTGCCTGAGGATCAAGACGGCAAGACTGACGACTGCCAGACGTTGGTGAGAGGCACCAGTGGCCCGGTACCAGATGCCGAGAATACACGCAAAGGCGGTGTTCAAGAAGATGTTCCTAGAATGGtggagaaaataattgtagaCATGAGAGAATTCAGGAGCGAATTACCCGCGCTCATACACAAAAGGGGAATAGAGATTGAGCCAGTCACTCTTTTG ATCGGCGACTACATTTTATCACCAGAAATTTGCATTGAGAGAAAGAGTATATCAGATTTAATTGGCTCACTAAACTCTGGAAGGCTATATAATCAAGCAGTCGCTATGACTCGTCACTATGCCAAGCCCATGCTACTTATAGAGTTTGATCCGAACAAGCCATTTTGCTTCCAG AACAACTATTTTCTCAGCGCGGATACAAAAAGCAGCGAAGTTACAGCGAAACTTCAATTGCTCACTCTGCATTTTCCAAAGTTAAAACTGATTTGGTCCCCCAGTCCAAGCGCCACGTCACAATTATTCGAAGAGCTTAAG AATTTCATTTCGTCAAATCATGGATGA
- the LOC124218131 gene encoding uncharacterized protein: protein MAGFTISGRYPRTERVASSLGEEPFVRDRFLNRAEVPQIEIKLAGLLTTIDFQKARLIANKLHDHLPFRFSTPEIRAMLQVDWHEYMKKMKPRIGNRVWLSNRQVMVFLNNEYIGNDKDFADYISESYVFCLPTTGGYYQDLVTQQFQEYIENSGRDFVYFTFTINNQTIGSFLFVLFSDLLPRTCKNFLDLCIGDQGHAKDGTRLHYKNTIVHRIVENGWLQCGDVELIRGGGGTATNGAVIPDETYCVPHNRRGVLSMANNGKDSNGSQFVVSLKANPWMDYYYVAFGQLVDGVETLKKIEQIPTLFEKPLRRIVISRCGQYFFGEEPDMEAGPDAFVKHAIELSAPMPQGECPGPCPYIYPGYPGIDPWLDNVADKLDDRDTISLLMAERYLSGLYTLATDYLPGTDMLLPERQKASPAMELNIDMNQVCPGRESGEGAEFSFDFATSSDEEKLALIRGVGKEIVAQALNACDDEANLERMSMDSVGTAQWILELACEVASTALARVNRIESRELREQEDCQKVFLSEEVKKITEGLVTPDGMSLVEEVLKEALLHAVELGKDPEDSEIASEAVVGDE from the exons ATGGCTGGTTTCACGATTTCCGGACGATATCCGAGGACGGAGCGCGTAGCGAGCAGTCTCGGCGAGGAGCCGTTTGTCAGAGATCGGTTTCTAAATCGTGCGGAAGTTCCACAGATAGAGATAAAACTCGCAGGCCTCTTGACTACGATAGATTTTCAAAAGGCCCGATTAATAGCTAATAAATTACACGATCATTTACCTTTCCGATTTTCTACACCCGAAATAAGAGCGATGCTGCAGGTTGACTGGCACGAATAcatgaagaaaatgaaaccg CGAATTGGAAATCGCGTATGGTTATCCAACAGACAGGTAATGGTTTTTTTAAACAACGAGTACATCGGTAACGACAAAGACTTTGCAGATTACATAAGCGAAAGCTACGTATTTTGCTTACCGACAACAGGGGGTTACTATCAAGACCTCGTAACGCAACAATTTCAAGAATATATAGAAAACTCCGGA aGGGATTTTGTCTACTTCACATTCACTATCAACAATCAAACGATAGGCTCTTTCCTTTTCGTG CTGTTCTCAGATCTGCTGCCTCGTACTTGCAAGAATTTCTTAGATCTATGTATTGGAGATCAAGGCCACGCGAAGGACGGTACCCGCTTACATTACAAAAATACGATCGTCCATCGTATTGTCGAAAATGGATGGCTGCAGTGCGGAG atGTAGAACTAATCCGTGGAGGTGGTGGAACAGCAACAAATGGTGCTGTGATTCCTGACGAAACGTACTGCGTACCCCACAATCGGCGCGGAGTTCTTTCAATGGCAAACAACGGGAAGGACAGCAATGGGTCTCAATTCGTTGTTTCCTTGAAAGCCAATCCATGGATGGACTACTATTATGTTGCCTTCGG GCAATTGGTCGATGGGGTagaaacgttgaaaaagaTTGAGCAGATTCCAACTTTATTCGAGAAACCATTAAGGCGAATAGTTATCTCTCGCTGTGGACAATACTTCTTTGGAGAAGAACCAGACATGGAGGCTGGACCCGATGCCTTTGTC AAACATGCTATTGAATTATCTGCTCCGATGCCACAAGGGGAGTGTCCGGGTCCCTGTCCTTACATTTATCCCGGATATCCAGGCATCGATCCGTGGCTTGATAATGTCGCTGACAAATTGGATGATCGTGACACAATCTCTCTTCTTATGGCGGAACGGTATTTGTCCGGTCTTTACACTCTTGCGACCGACTATCTGCCAg GAACTGATATGCTTTTGCCGGAGAGGCAGAAGGCGAGTCCAGCTATGGAGTTGAATATAGATATGAACCAGGTTTGCCCTGGTCGCGAATCAGGAGAGGGTGcagaattttcattcgacttTGCCACATCAAGTGACGAGGAAAAACTAGCTCTCATACGTGGAGTTGGTAAAGAAATTGTTGCCCAAGCTTTGAATGCCTGTGATGATGAG GCAAATTTGGAACGAATGTCGATGGATAGTGTGGGTACAGCACAATGGATTCTTGAACTAGCTTGCGAAGTTGCATCTACGGCTCTTGCCAGAGTTAATCGTATCGAAAGCCGGGAGTTACGCGAACAAGAAGATTGCCAAAAAGTGTTTTTGAG TGAGGAAGTGAAAAAGATTACTGAAGGATTAGTGACACCGGACGGTATGTCACTCGTGGAAGAAGTACTGAAGGAAGCCTTGTTACACGCGGTTGAATTGGGAAAGGATCCAGAGGATTCGGAAATAGCCTCAGAAGCTGTAGTAGGTGATGAGTGA